A stretch of the Poseidonibacter antarcticus genome encodes the following:
- a CDS encoding YqiA/YcfP family alpha/beta fold hydrolase codes for MIIYLHGFASAGFGVKAQKFLEYFEDEIITPTLPTIPNLAIATLEQLIEAFLNRGEKVSLIGSSLGGFYSLYLANKYNLKAVLINPAVYPWITLENYRKDEYELATSYYDNSKFEFNHSHSQSLRNYEVLIIKNPENFLTLLQDEDEILDYEEAAEKLEETNLIIEEGGNHSFVGIEKYFRKINSFLS; via the coding sequence ATGATAATTTACTTACATGGTTTCGCAAGTGCAGGTTTTGGAGTAAAAGCCCAAAAATTCTTAGAATACTTTGAAGATGAGATAATTACACCAACACTTCCAACAATACCAAATTTAGCAATAGCTACACTAGAACAGCTGATAGAGGCTTTTTTGAATAGAGGTGAAAAGGTATCTTTGATAGGTTCTTCATTAGGTGGTTTTTATAGTTTATATCTTGCAAATAAATATAATCTAAAAGCTGTATTAATAAATCCTGCTGTTTATCCTTGGATTACATTAGAAAATTATAGAAAAGATGAATATGAATTAGCAACATCTTATTATGATAATTCAAAGTTTGAATTTAATCATTCTCATTCTCAATCTTTACGAAATTATGAAGTTTTGATTATCAAAAATCCTGAAAACTTTTTAACTTTACTTCAAGATGAAGATGAAATTTTAGATTATGAAGAAGCCGCTGAAAAGCTTGAAGAAACAAATTTGATAATAGAAGAGGGTGGGAATCATTCTTTTGTAGGAATTGAAAAATATTTTAGAAAGATTAATTCTTTTTTATCTTAA
- a CDS encoding ribonuclease HI: MKKIKLFTDGSVNPQKKIGFGAYLLLTDDNLKNLDDLKSNVILKRFENTSSTKLEIQTLLWALSDINIIDSTIEIYTDCQNIIGLLHRKEKLQALDYHSSSGKLLNNSELYRDFFKLLEKYNCEFIKVKGHKKNSLKNDIDEVFNIVDKAARTALRGESKT, translated from the coding sequence ATGAAAAAAATAAAACTCTTTACAGATGGAAGTGTAAATCCTCAGAAAAAAATAGGTTTTGGTGCTTATCTTTTACTTACAGATGATAATTTGAAAAATTTAGATGATTTAAAATCAAATGTTATTTTAAAAAGATTTGAAAATACTTCTTCAACAAAATTGGAAATACAAACACTTCTTTGGGCTTTGAGTGATATAAATATCATTGATTCTACTATTGAGATTTATACTGATTGTCAAAATATTATTGGGCTTTTGCATAGAAAAGAAAAATTACAAGCTTTGGATTATCATTCTAGTTCGGGTAAGCTTTTGAACAATAGTGAACTTTATAGAGATTTTTTCAAGCTTTTAGAAAAATATAATTGTGAGTTTATTAAGGTAAAAGGGCATAAAAAAAATAGCTTAAAAAATGATATTGATGAGGTATTTAATATCGTAGATAAAGCAGCTAGAACTGCTTTACGGGGTGAGAGTAAAACTTAA
- a CDS encoding DUF2798 domain-containing protein: MNKILDNKTLKKIFVMIGMMSLIGGTFIAIMTYANIGFSNKFFFTWYSSLFFAILVMMPLGAIIMIISNKIVKISIPNQKEILQNIAIGILMALSMEAIMAVVTTINIHGYSDFNLFSSFWLKSYLLALPFALVMSPMMTILVKPKLDAYLAK; encoded by the coding sequence ATGAATAAAATATTAGATAACAAAACACTAAAAAAGATTTTTGTAATGATTGGGATGATGAGTCTAATAGGAGGTACTTTTATTGCTATTATGACTTATGCCAATATTGGATTTTCGAATAAGTTCTTCTTCACATGGTATAGCTCACTATTTTTTGCAATACTTGTAATGATGCCACTTGGTGCAATCATAATGATTATTTCAAATAAAATAGTTAAAATAAGTATCCCTAATCAAAAAGAAATTTTACAAAATATAGCCATTGGAATTCTTATGGCTTTATCAATGGAAGCAATAATGGCAGTAGTGACAACTATAAATATACATGGATACTCAGATTTCAATCTGTTTTCATCTTTTTGGTTAAAGAGTTATTTACTGGCACTTCCATTTGCTTTAGTAATGTCTCCAATGATGACCATTCTTGTTAAACCAAAATTAGATGCGTATTTAGCTAAATAA
- a CDS encoding lipid A deacylase LpxR family protein: MKLYTYFFIAILFSINLYAQTFTINLENDVVDGDDNHYTNGTSFMYLSNKDTNDLEKYDSKFFKYITSIPTFTQDTKYQSFGIAYSQLAFTPDDLKRSDKIVGDVPYAGVITLDFALFKWNENLFHQYMLTIGMVGPSTKTAEFQKGYHDITGNTKPEGWDNQLKDNFLYNFAYSFGYKNFKKSFSYGKMDIISSVRIDLGNYNRAAMVGTMLRYGNNYPDTFNTVGRLIGSNENNLLNIDSKTNKDFGWALSYGLGYTYTDYFYINDYDKSYELDKIEGTLTQLISIDTFYDDFLLSFNFKTSKLIFTNENSTRENWGGVSLTYIF, encoded by the coding sequence ATGAAATTATATACTTATTTTTTTATTGCAATTTTATTTTCAATAAACTTATATGCACAAACATTTACAATAAATTTAGAAAATGATGTCGTAGATGGAGATGACAATCATTATACAAATGGTACTTCATTTATGTATTTAAGCAATAAAGATACAAATGATTTAGAAAAATATGATAGTAAATTTTTTAAATACATTACTTCAATACCCACTTTTACACAAGATACAAAATACCAATCTTTTGGTATCGCCTATTCACAACTTGCATTTACTCCAGATGATTTAAAAAGAAGTGACAAAATAGTTGGAGATGTACCCTATGCAGGTGTTATAACTTTAGATTTTGCACTTTTTAAATGGAATGAAAATTTATTTCATCAATATATGTTAACAATAGGAATGGTAGGACCTAGTACAAAAACAGCAGAGTTTCAAAAAGGCTATCATGATATAACAGGAAATACAAAACCTGAAGGTTGGGATAATCAATTAAAAGATAATTTTTTATATAACTTTGCCTATTCATTTGGATATAAAAACTTCAAAAAAAGTTTTAGCTATGGAAAAATGGATATAATAAGTAGTGTTAGAATAGATCTTGGGAATTATAATAGAGCAGCAATGGTTGGAACTATGTTGAGATATGGGAATAACTATCCAGATACATTTAATACAGTAGGAAGACTTATAGGATCTAATGAGAATAATCTTTTAAATATAGACTCAAAAACAAATAAAGACTTTGGATGGGCGTTATCTTATGGTTTAGGGTACACATATACTGATTATTTTTATATAAATGATTATGATAAATCATATGAACTAGACAAAATAGAAGGTACACTTACACAACTAATTTCAATTGATACTTTTTATGATGATTTTTTATTATCATTCAATTTTAAAACTTCAAAATTAATTTTTACAAATGAAAATAGTACAAGAGAAAATTGGGGTGGAGTTAGCTTAACTTATATTTTTTAA
- a CDS encoding OsmC family protein has translation MKINTLSIVVALLVSGSAVYGQSDVNQDQTIYQIAKRLNNYTRPITFTPTKAIAVNGSITENIVTTTQNIVNKEAPFLKKGIVKPVGEDQFSAWEAVSDERGAGHNQTAPNPLTYYAAGSASSLLTQVERAIQVMGLDVKDVKVESEIFFRWSDTMSDKWSGYTDKVVSNILISSNEPASKIKELKQMAIKAWAVGEGLANKSTIDVGIQVNTDNWAGLQAHLGKVGTPLSKDNGQIITNITPDLNNVLQTIKVKDDFSIDMHKFPSSMAFSEIVIAQSANDKTRPFMHKIRAKSLTENYATWELYTDDSRGYEGIDKAPTSRDYFTLGTSFCLMSQLTAAKGYYHQKGINIDNYRVEHQFDYVQDNFMTPSMNGHLDNVITKVIVTSDAKKEELVKYAKQALSMCFAGEGIQNETEMETSVYLNGKVVK, from the coding sequence ATGAAAATAAATACACTATCAATAGTAGTAGCACTATTAGTATCAGGAAGTGCAGTTTATGGACAAAGTGATGTAAATCAAGACCAAACAATTTATCAAATTGCAAAAAGATTAAATAATTATACTCGCCCTATAACTTTTACTCCTACAAAAGCAATAGCAGTAAATGGTTCAATTACAGAAAATATTGTTACAACAACACAAAATATAGTAAATAAAGAAGCACCTTTTCTTAAAAAAGGTATCGTAAAACCAGTAGGTGAGGATCAATTTAGTGCATGGGAAGCTGTAAGTGATGAAAGGGGAGCAGGTCATAATCAAACTGCTCCAAATCCTTTGACTTATTATGCAGCAGGATCAGCTTCAAGTTTATTAACTCAAGTTGAAAGAGCTATTCAAGTTATGGGTTTAGATGTGAAAGATGTAAAAGTAGAATCAGAAATATTTTTTAGATGGTCTGATACTATGAGTGATAAATGGTCTGGATACACAGATAAAGTTGTATCAAATATATTAATTTCAAGTAATGAACCAGCTTCAAAAATAAAAGAATTAAAACAAATGGCAATTAAAGCATGGGCAGTGGGAGAAGGTTTAGCAAATAAATCTACTATTGATGTAGGTATTCAAGTAAATACGGATAATTGGGCAGGATTACAAGCACACCTAGGAAAAGTAGGAACTCCACTATCAAAAGATAATGGTCAAATAATCACTAACATCACACCTGATTTAAATAATGTACTTCAAACAATTAAAGTTAAAGATGATTTCTCTATAGATATGCATAAATTTCCAAGTTCAATGGCATTTAGTGAAATTGTAATTGCGCAATCTGCAAATGATAAAACAAGACCATTTATGCATAAAATTAGAGCAAAATCATTAACTGAAAACTATGCAACTTGGGAACTTTATACTGATGATAGTCGTGGATATGAAGGAATAGATAAAGCACCAACGTCAAGAGATTACTTTACTTTAGGAACATCTTTTTGTTTAATGAGTCAATTAACTGCAGCTAAGGGTTACTATCATCAAAAAGGGATTAATATAGATAACTATAGAGTTGAACATCAATTTGATTATGTTCAAGATAATTTTATGACCCCTTCTATGAATGGTCATCTTGATAATGTTATTACAAAAGTTATTGTGACAAGTGATGCAAAAAAAGAAGAGTTAGTTAAATATGCTAAACAAGCACTTAGTATGTGTTTTGCAGGAGAAGGTATCCAAAATGAAACTGAGATGGAAACGAGTGTTTATTTAAATGGAAAAGTTGTCAAATAA
- a CDS encoding response regulator transcription factor translates to MRLLLLEDNLDYKDTIKEYLESLGYQIDDFEDGEDALNAIYINKYHLLILDIKVPSLSGYELVKTIREDNNNTPVIYITSLTDINNLSLGYELGCNDYIKKPFSPKELKYRIEQLIKLFYTDESSDQIKLKPNFTYNILKRELFINNTLINLTKKEKRVVFCLVSNKNQFVSIDKLRNDVWEDKYICEADIRVCIKKIRDKTSKEFIINQRGIGYKIDREK, encoded by the coding sequence ATGAGACTTTTACTGCTAGAAGATAATTTAGATTATAAAGATACTATTAAAGAGTATTTAGAATCCTTAGGATATCAAATTGATGATTTTGAAGATGGCGAAGATGCATTAAATGCTATTTATATAAATAAATACCATTTATTAATTTTGGATATAAAAGTTCCATCTTTAAGTGGATATGAACTAGTAAAAACAATTAGAGAAGATAATAACAATACTCCTGTAATTTATATAACTTCTCTTACTGATATAAATAATCTAAGCTTAGGATATGAATTAGGTTGTAATGACTATATAAAAAAACCTTTTTCACCTAAAGAATTAAAATATAGAATTGAACAACTTATAAAACTATTTTATACTGATGAAAGTTCTGATCAAATCAAATTAAAACCTAATTTTACATATAACATTTTAAAAAGAGAACTTTTTATAAATAATACTTTGATTAACTTAACAAAAAAAGAAAAAAGAGTAGTTTTTTGTTTAGTATCAAATAAGAATCAATTTGTAAGTATAGATAAACTAAGAAATGACGTATGGGAAGATAAGTATATTTGTGAAGCAGATATTAGAGTTTGTATTAAAAAAATTAGAGATAAAACTTCAAAAGAATTTATTATAAACCAAAGAGGCATAGGATATAAAATTGATAGAGAAAAGTAA
- a CDS encoding sensor histidine kinase — translation MIEKSKNFILKISIFYTGIFFIFIAIPTYFYTNLELENYKNTQNRLLIEHAQIIQRAIYDFSNSKSDTFIFPKSFKFEATLLTKDKKVIYQTRNLNVNSNLKMSIEVELSNNRLNSKYLQLSKKISFDEVYFKILILSLGIGLFIFISIYFVIKASVEPYKKANEYLDAFFNDAMHELKTPLGIIQLNLEILENKQKKAKELERSINATKNLFLVYEDIEYLIKQKRVQYNKEDIDFTNILKQRLDQFESLASPKSIKFNVNIEENINLIINRTHILRIIDNTLSNAIKYSFKETIITINLIKKENHIIFSVHNYSNPIKNKKNIFMRYEKENHIKGGFGIGLNIIKNICQENNINIFLDSTEKDGTTFKYIFFK, via the coding sequence TTGATAGAGAAAAGTAAAAACTTTATTCTAAAAATTTCTATTTTTTATACTGGAATATTTTTTATATTTATTGCTATTCCTACATACTTTTATACTAATTTAGAATTAGAAAATTATAAAAATACTCAAAATAGACTATTAATAGAGCATGCTCAAATAATACAAAGAGCAATTTATGACTTCTCAAACTCTAAAAGTGATACTTTTATTTTTCCAAAATCTTTTAAATTTGAAGCAACTTTATTAACAAAAGATAAAAAAGTAATATATCAAACAAGAAATCTAAATGTAAATAGTAACTTGAAAATGTCTATAGAAGTAGAGCTCTCAAATAATAGATTAAATTCAAAATATCTTCAACTTAGCAAAAAAATCTCTTTTGATGAAGTATATTTCAAAATTCTTATCTTAAGTCTTGGTATTGGGCTTTTTATTTTCATTTCTATTTATTTTGTTATAAAAGCAAGTGTTGAACCTTATAAAAAAGCAAATGAATATTTAGATGCTTTTTTCAATGATGCAATGCATGAACTAAAAACCCCACTTGGAATCATACAACTAAATCTTGAAATACTTGAAAATAAGCAAAAAAAAGCAAAAGAACTTGAGCGTTCAATAAATGCTACAAAAAATCTTTTTTTAGTCTATGAAGATATTGAATATTTAATAAAACAAAAAAGAGTTCAATACAATAAAGAAGATATAGATTTTACAAATATATTAAAACAAAGATTAGATCAATTTGAAAGCTTAGCAAGTCCCAAAAGTATTAAATTCAATGTAAATATAGAAGAGAATATAAATTTAATAATAAATAGAACACATATTCTAAGAATTATTGATAATACACTTTCAAATGCAATAAAATATTCATTTAAAGAAACTATAATCACAATTAATTTAATAAAAAAAGAAAACCATATTATTTTCAGTGTCCATAATTATTCAAATCCAATAAAAAATAAGAAAAATATTTTTATGAGATATGAAAAAGAAAACCATATAAAAGGTGGTTTTGGAATAGGACTAAATATTATAAAAAATATTTGTCAAGAAAATAATATTAATATATTTTTAGATTCTACAGAAAAAGATGGAACAACTTTCAAATATATTTTTTTTAAATAA
- a CDS encoding c-type cytochrome — MKLNKKRLILISTLLTTVFSSSVFAFDKKELQKRSDRGFEQPKMEYVVPDMKDLPDNQYGKLVKYGKELIVHTYKYIGPEVEDASMRYTGNNNACQNCHLDAGTKKYSAPFVGTFGAFPQYRPREDGIGTLSARINGCMQRSMNGYSLPTEGKEMKAMKAYMHWLSQAYPVGGAKLEGRRLTKIDREMVKTTKADVVNGEKVYSQNCASCHGANGEGIKNPGRANGYMFPKLWGSDDTYNKGAGMYRLLKSADFIKANMPLGATKENPILTDKEAYDVAAFMNQDSHYRPEKINRTSDFPDDIVKAPDVYRPNMETIEHQFGPFGKLMK; from the coding sequence GTGAAACTTAACAAAAAAAGATTAATTCTTATTTCAACTTTATTGACAACTGTTTTTTCTTCAAGTGTTTTTGCTTTTGATAAAAAAGAGTTACAAAAAAGAAGTGATAGAGGATTTGAACAACCTAAAATGGAATATGTAGTTCCAGATATGAAAGATTTACCTGATAATCAATATGGGAAATTAGTTAAATATGGTAAAGAACTTATTGTTCATACATATAAATATATAGGACCTGAAGTTGAAGATGCAAGTATGAGATATACAGGAAATAATAATGCATGTCAAAACTGTCACTTAGATGCAGGAACAAAAAAGTATTCTGCTCCTTTTGTAGGAACTTTTGGTGCATTTCCTCAATATAGACCAAGAGAAGATGGTATTGGAACTTTAAGTGCAAGAATAAATGGATGTATGCAAAGAAGTATGAATGGATACTCTTTACCAACAGAAGGTAAAGAAATGAAAGCCATGAAAGCTTATATGCATTGGTTAAGTCAAGCTTATCCTGTAGGAGGAGCAAAACTTGAAGGTAGAAGATTAACTAAAATTGATAGAGAAATGGTGAAAACTACTAAGGCAGATGTTGTAAATGGTGAAAAAGTTTATTCACAAAATTGTGCATCATGTCATGGAGCAAATGGTGAAGGAATTAAAAATCCTGGACGTGCAAATGGTTATATGTTCCCAAAATTATGGGGAAGTGACGATACTTACAATAAAGGTGCAGGAATGTATAGATTATTAAAATCTGCTGACTTTATTAAAGCAAATATGCCTCTAGGTGCAACAAAAGAAAACCCTATATTAACAGATAAAGAAGCATATGATGTTGCTGCATTTATGAATCAAGATAGTCATTATAGACCAGAAAAAATCAATAGAACTTCTGATTTTCCAGATGATATTGTAAAAGCTCCTGATGTTTATAGACCAAATATGGAAACTATAGAACATCAATTTGGACCTTTTGGTAAACTAATGAAATAA
- a CDS encoding DUF3861 domain-containing protein, whose translation MKGNLYKFTIEHLEDAKGNDLEANPLVFETKNHDDIFKIVEQMEGKMQLDNQDTKALLIGLKLFSEVMLKNKDSKPFKELLPHFKNFMKELKKK comes from the coding sequence ATGAAAGGTAATTTATATAAGTTTACAATTGAGCATTTAGAAGATGCAAAAGGCAATGATCTTGAAGCAAATCCTTTAGTATTTGAAACAAAAAATCATGATGATATTTTTAAAATTGTAGAACAAATGGAAGGCAAGATGCAACTTGATAATCAAGATACAAAAGCATTACTTATTGGTTTAAAATTGTTTAGTGAAGTTATGTTGAAAAATAAGGATTCCAAACCTTTTAAAGAACTACTTCCCCACTTCAAAAACTTTATGAAAGAATTAAAAAAGAAATAA